In a single window of the Zea mays cultivar B73 chromosome 5, Zm-B73-REFERENCE-NAM-5.0, whole genome shotgun sequence genome:
- the LOC103627039 gene encoding probable LRR receptor-like serine/threonine-protein kinase At1g53440 isoform X6 — protein sequence MLSAWSLCGRTLVEFYQMKLSILLICKIFCISCSDLSRNSIQGPIPASWADLPVFNLSLQGNRIFGTLPKELGRMPKLKSIQLEGNQLAGSIPPELGNIISLQRFFISANNITGELPSTFSRLTNMTDFRVDGNSISGKIPSFIKNWQSVNRIDMQGTLMSGPIPPEISLLKNLTELRVTDLSGPRMKFPPLQNALHLTEVVLRNCSIYGEIPSYLGQMQYLKVLDLSFNKLTDKVPENFGAMIALQYLYLTDNMLTGDLPAWMLKNKASNKVNMDISYNDFTGNPPSECQQANVNMVSSFSSSNNNSLQPCLRKNLPCTTRPRHSSLFINCGGKSVVVDGNTYEDDSSQIGTSMYSVSDDKKWAYSSTGDFVGNENADYIARNTSKLNLAYPELYTEARLSPLSLKYYGLCMENGEYTVKLHFAEIVFTEDRTYSSNGKRVFDVFIQGVKVLEDFDIKDESGGVHRATIKFFATNISENTLEIHFYWGGKGTTAIPYRGVYGPLISAISVTKMGRNHHGLSTGVAVAIVIVATCLAVIVLISLYFKVFRKKNIKGNGRQFFYQGRKTATSELQTRAQYFFSLKEIESATKHFDPANKIGEGGFGPVYKGTLANGTIVAVKKLSSKSSQGNREFLNEIGIISALRHPNLVRLFGCCIDGDQLLLIYEFLENNSLGRALFGRTEHQLKLDWPTRYNICLGTAKGLVYLHEESALKIVHRDIKPSNILLDGKMRPKISDFGLAKLNDDCGRVSTRIAGTVGYMAPEYATRGCLTRKADIYSYGVVALEVVSGMSNTNSMSNEEYLHLLDWAERLKQQGKLLEMVDRRLGSDYSQEQALRLLDVALLCTSIQPTQRPRMSSVVKMLCGEIPVEIVPADDDLSEDLRLNIAQSRQSIDNSQTNWSQYSVNNSQTNWSETLSSDRSVLPHSSKDSGYLPSSSSLSVKL from the exons ATGTTATCAGCTT GGAGCTTATGCGGCAGAACCTTAGTGGAGTTCTACCAGATGAAGTTGTCAATCTTACTTATCTGCAAAATCT TTTGCATTTCTTGCAGTGACTTGTCACGCAACTCCATCCAAGGACCAATTCCAGCATCATGGGCTGACCTACCTGTTTTTAATCT GTCTCTCCAGGGAAATCGTATATTTGGAACCCTGCCGAAGGAGCTTGGACGCATGCCCAAGTTGAAATCTAT ACAGCTAGAAGGCAATCAGCTTGCAGGTTCTATTCCACCAGAGCTGGGTAACATCATCAGTCTGCAGAGATT TTTCATTTCTGCGAATAACATCACAGGAGAGTTGCCCTCAACCTTTTCTAGGCTGACAAACATGACAGATTT TCGTGTTGATGGAAACAGTATCTCAGGGAAAATACCTAGTTTCATAAAGAACTGGCAGAGCGTCAACAGAAT CGATATGCAGGGTACCTTGATGAGTGGGCCTATTCCtccagaaatttccttgttgaaGAACTTGACAGAACT GAGGGTGACTGATTTGAGTGGACCAAGAATGAAATTTCCTCCCTTACAAAATGCACTACACCTTACGGAAGT GGTCTTAAGAAATTGCTCCATATATGGTGAAATTCCTTCTTACCTTGGTCAAATGCAGTACCTGAAAGTATT GGATTTAAGCTTCAACAAGTTGACTGATAAAGTTCCAGAAAATTTTGGAGCAATGATAGCACTACAATATTT GTACCTGACTGACAATATGCTGACTGGAGATTTGCCTGCTTGGATGTTGAAAAACAAGGCGAGCAATAAAGTAAACAT GGATATATCGTATAATGACTTCACGGGCAACCCTCCATCTGAATGTCAGCAAGCAAACGT AAATATGGTGTCAAGCTTTTCATCTTCAAATAACAATTC ATTGCAACCATGTTTAAGAAAGAATCTTCCTTGCACAACCAGACCACGCC ATTCCTCCTTATTCATAAACTGTGGCGGAAAGAGTGTTGTGGTCGATGGGAATACTTATGAGGATGACTCGTCTCAAATAGGAACATCAATGTATTCTGTATCTGATGATAAGAAATGGGCATATAGTAGCACTGGTGATTTTGTTGGCAATGAGAATGCTGACTACATTGCTAGAAACACATCAAAGCTAAATCTGGCTTACCCAGAGCTTTACACTGAAGCTCGCCTCTCACCTCTGTCACTGAAATACTATGGCCTTTGCATGGAGAATGGTGAATATACGGTAAAACTTCACTTTGCAGAAATTGTGTTCACAGAAGATCGTACTTATTCCAGCAATGGCAAACGTGTTTTCGATGTCTTCATCCAG GGGGTCAAAGTTTTGGAGGATTTTGACATCAAAGATGAGTCTGGCGGTGTCCATCGTGCGACCATAAAATTTTTTGCAACCAACATTAGCGAAAATACACTAGAAATCCACTTCTACTGGGGAGGCAAAGGCACCACAGCGATACCTTACCGTGGCGTGTATGGTCCACTGATCTCAGCCATATCAGTGACAAAGA TGGGCAGGAACCACCATGGACTCTCTACTGGAGTGGCGGTTGCCATAGTAATAGTTGCGACATGCTTGGCTGTTATAGTTCTAATATCTTTATATTTCAAAGTCTTCCGAAAGAAGAATATAAAAGGAAATG GTAGACAGTTCTTTTACCAAGGAAGGAAAACTGCTACTTCAGAGCTTCAAACACGGGCACAGTATTTCTTTAGTTTGAAAGAGATCGAATCTGCAACAAAACATTTTGATCCTGCAAATAAAATAGGTGAGGGTGGCTTTGGACCTGTTTACAAG GGCACACTAGCAAATGGTACTatagttgcagttaaaaagctatcTTCAAAGTCGAGCCAAGGAAATCGCGAGTTTTTAAATGAGATAGGAATAATATCTGCTCTAAGGCATCCGAATCTTGTGAGGCTATTTGGTTGCTGTATTGATGGGGATCAGCTTCTTCTTATATATGAATTCTTGGAAAATAATAGTCTTGGCCGTGCGCTTTTTG GCCGCACAGAACATCAGTTAAAATTGGATTGGCCAACAAGGTACAATATCTGCCTTGGAACTGCAAAAGGCCTGGTCTATCTGCATGAAGAGTCTGCACTAAAAATCGTCCACAGAGATATTAAGCCATCAAATATTCTTCTTGATGGAAAGATGCGACCTAAAATATCAGATTTTGGCTTGGCTAAACTGAATGATGACTGTGGACGTGTGAGCACTCGGATCGCTGGAACTGT TGGTTATATGGCCCCTGAATATGCCACAAGAGGTTGCTTAACACGTAAAGCGGACATCTATAGTTATGGAGTGGTGGCTCTTGAGGTTGTTAGTGGAATGAGCAATACGAATAGCATGTCAAATGAAGAATATCTGCATCTTCTTGATTGG GCTGAAAGATTGAAGCAGCAAGGGAAGCTGCTGGAAATGGTGGACCGGCGTCTCGGTTCTGACTACTCCCAAGAACAGGCACTGAGGCTGCTGGATGTAGCTCTCCTCTGTACAAGCATACAACCAACCCAGCGGCCAAGAATGTCTTCAGTGGTGAAGATGCTTTGTGGTGAGATCCCCGTCGAGATTGTACCTGCTGACGATGATCTAAGTGAAGATCTACGACTCAACATCGCTCAATCCCGGCAATCAATAGATAACAGCCAAACAAATTGGTCCCAGTACTCAGTAAATAACAGCCAAACAAATTGGTCTGAAACGCTTTCAAGCGATCGTTCGGTCTTGCCCCACAGCAGCAAGGACAGTGGCTACCTCCCATCTTCGAGCTCCCTTTCTGTCAAGCTGTGA
- the LOC103627039 gene encoding probable LRR receptor-like serine/threonine-protein kinase At1g53440 isoform X5 → MRQNLSGVLPDEVVNLTYLQNLDLSRNSIQGPIPASWADLPVFNLYALHCSHSFVKSMLYSAFLCDYRSLQGNRIFGTLPKELGRMPKLKSIQLEGNQLAGSIPPELGNIISLQRFFISANNITGELPSTFSRLTNMTDFRVDGNSISGKIPSFIKNWQSVNRIDMQGTLMSGPIPPEISLLKNLTELRVTDLSGPRMKFPPLQNALHLTEVVLRNCSIYGEIPSYLGQMQYLKVLDLSFNKLTDKVPENFGAMIALQYLYLTDNMLTGDLPAWMLKNKASNKVNMDISYNDFTGNPPSECQQANVNMVSSFSSSNNNSLQPCLRKNLPCTTRPRHSSLFINCGGKSVVVDGNTYEDDSSQIGTSMYSVSDDKKWAYSSTGDFVGNENADYIARNTSKLNLAYPELYTEARLSPLSLKYYGLCMENGEYTVKLHFAEIVFTEDRTYSSNGKRVFDVFIQGVKVLEDFDIKDESGGVHRATIKFFATNISENTLEIHFYWGGKGTTAIPYRGVYGPLISAISVTKMGRNHHGLSTGVAVAIVIVATCLAVIVLISLYFKVFRKKNIKGNGRQFFYQGRKTATSELQTRAQYFFSLKEIESATKHFDPANKIGEGGFGPVYKGTLANGTIVAVKKLSSKSSQGNREFLNEIGIISALRHPNLVRLFGCCIDGDQLLLIYEFLENNSLGRALFGRTEHQLKLDWPTRYNICLGTAKGLVYLHEESALKIVHRDIKPSNILLDGKMRPKISDFGLAKLNDDCGRVSTRIAGTVGYMAPEYATRGCLTRKADIYSYGVVALEVVSGMSNTNSMSNEEYLHLLDWAERLKQQGKLLEMVDRRLGSDYSQEQALRLLDVALLCTSIQPTQRPRMSSVVKMLCGEIPVEIVPADDDLSEDLRLNIAQSRQSIDNSQTNWSQYSVNNSQTNWSETLSSDRSVLPHSSKDSGYLPSSSSLSVKL, encoded by the exons ATGCGGCAGAACCTTAGTGGAGTTCTACCAGATGAAGTTGTCAATCTTACTTATCTGCAAAATCT TGACTTGTCACGCAACTCCATCCAAGGACCAATTCCAGCATCATGGGCTGACCTACCTGTTTTTAATCTGTACGCCTTGCACTGCTCCCATAGTTTTGTCAAAAGTATGCTTTATTCAGCATTCTTGTGTGACTACAGGTCTCTCCAGGGAAATCGTATATTTGGAACCCTGCCGAAGGAGCTTGGACGCATGCCCAAGTTGAAATCTAT ACAGCTAGAAGGCAATCAGCTTGCAGGTTCTATTCCACCAGAGCTGGGTAACATCATCAGTCTGCAGAGATT TTTCATTTCTGCGAATAACATCACAGGAGAGTTGCCCTCAACCTTTTCTAGGCTGACAAACATGACAGATTT TCGTGTTGATGGAAACAGTATCTCAGGGAAAATACCTAGTTTCATAAAGAACTGGCAGAGCGTCAACAGAAT CGATATGCAGGGTACCTTGATGAGTGGGCCTATTCCtccagaaatttccttgttgaaGAACTTGACAGAACT GAGGGTGACTGATTTGAGTGGACCAAGAATGAAATTTCCTCCCTTACAAAATGCACTACACCTTACGGAAGT GGTCTTAAGAAATTGCTCCATATATGGTGAAATTCCTTCTTACCTTGGTCAAATGCAGTACCTGAAAGTATT GGATTTAAGCTTCAACAAGTTGACTGATAAAGTTCCAGAAAATTTTGGAGCAATGATAGCACTACAATATTT GTACCTGACTGACAATATGCTGACTGGAGATTTGCCTGCTTGGATGTTGAAAAACAAGGCGAGCAATAAAGTAAACAT GGATATATCGTATAATGACTTCACGGGCAACCCTCCATCTGAATGTCAGCAAGCAAACGT AAATATGGTGTCAAGCTTTTCATCTTCAAATAACAATTC ATTGCAACCATGTTTAAGAAAGAATCTTCCTTGCACAACCAGACCACGCC ATTCCTCCTTATTCATAAACTGTGGCGGAAAGAGTGTTGTGGTCGATGGGAATACTTATGAGGATGACTCGTCTCAAATAGGAACATCAATGTATTCTGTATCTGATGATAAGAAATGGGCATATAGTAGCACTGGTGATTTTGTTGGCAATGAGAATGCTGACTACATTGCTAGAAACACATCAAAGCTAAATCTGGCTTACCCAGAGCTTTACACTGAAGCTCGCCTCTCACCTCTGTCACTGAAATACTATGGCCTTTGCATGGAGAATGGTGAATATACGGTAAAACTTCACTTTGCAGAAATTGTGTTCACAGAAGATCGTACTTATTCCAGCAATGGCAAACGTGTTTTCGATGTCTTCATCCAG GGGGTCAAAGTTTTGGAGGATTTTGACATCAAAGATGAGTCTGGCGGTGTCCATCGTGCGACCATAAAATTTTTTGCAACCAACATTAGCGAAAATACACTAGAAATCCACTTCTACTGGGGAGGCAAAGGCACCACAGCGATACCTTACCGTGGCGTGTATGGTCCACTGATCTCAGCCATATCAGTGACAAAGA TGGGCAGGAACCACCATGGACTCTCTACTGGAGTGGCGGTTGCCATAGTAATAGTTGCGACATGCTTGGCTGTTATAGTTCTAATATCTTTATATTTCAAAGTCTTCCGAAAGAAGAATATAAAAGGAAATG GTAGACAGTTCTTTTACCAAGGAAGGAAAACTGCTACTTCAGAGCTTCAAACACGGGCACAGTATTTCTTTAGTTTGAAAGAGATCGAATCTGCAACAAAACATTTTGATCCTGCAAATAAAATAGGTGAGGGTGGCTTTGGACCTGTTTACAAG GGCACACTAGCAAATGGTACTatagttgcagttaaaaagctatcTTCAAAGTCGAGCCAAGGAAATCGCGAGTTTTTAAATGAGATAGGAATAATATCTGCTCTAAGGCATCCGAATCTTGTGAGGCTATTTGGTTGCTGTATTGATGGGGATCAGCTTCTTCTTATATATGAATTCTTGGAAAATAATAGTCTTGGCCGTGCGCTTTTTG GCCGCACAGAACATCAGTTAAAATTGGATTGGCCAACAAGGTACAATATCTGCCTTGGAACTGCAAAAGGCCTGGTCTATCTGCATGAAGAGTCTGCACTAAAAATCGTCCACAGAGATATTAAGCCATCAAATATTCTTCTTGATGGAAAGATGCGACCTAAAATATCAGATTTTGGCTTGGCTAAACTGAATGATGACTGTGGACGTGTGAGCACTCGGATCGCTGGAACTGT TGGTTATATGGCCCCTGAATATGCCACAAGAGGTTGCTTAACACGTAAAGCGGACATCTATAGTTATGGAGTGGTGGCTCTTGAGGTTGTTAGTGGAATGAGCAATACGAATAGCATGTCAAATGAAGAATATCTGCATCTTCTTGATTGG GCTGAAAGATTGAAGCAGCAAGGGAAGCTGCTGGAAATGGTGGACCGGCGTCTCGGTTCTGACTACTCCCAAGAACAGGCACTGAGGCTGCTGGATGTAGCTCTCCTCTGTACAAGCATACAACCAACCCAGCGGCCAAGAATGTCTTCAGTGGTGAAGATGCTTTGTGGTGAGATCCCCGTCGAGATTGTACCTGCTGACGATGATCTAAGTGAAGATCTACGACTCAACATCGCTCAATCCCGGCAATCAATAGATAACAGCCAAACAAATTGGTCCCAGTACTCAGTAAATAACAGCCAAACAAATTGGTCTGAAACGCTTTCAAGCGATCGTTCGGTCTTGCCCCACAGCAGCAAGGACAGTGGCTACCTCCCATCTTCGAGCTCCCTTTCTGTCAAGCTGTGA
- the LOC103627039 gene encoding probable LRR receptor-like serine/threonine-protein kinase At1g53440 isoform X4 — protein MLSAWSLCGRTLVEFYQMKLSILLICKIFCISCSDLSRNSIQGPIPASWADLPVFNLYALHCSHSFVKSMLYSAFLCDYRSLQGNRIFGTLPKELGRMPKLKSIQLEGNQLAGSIPPELGNIISLQRFFISANNITGELPSTFSRLTNMTDFRVDGNSISGKIPSFIKNWQSVNRIDMQGTLMSGPIPPEISLLKNLTELRVTDLSGPRMKFPPLQNALHLTEVVLRNCSIYGEIPSYLGQMQYLKVLDLSFNKLTDKVPENFGAMIALQYLYLTDNMLTGDLPAWMLKNKASNKVNMDISYNDFTGNPPSECQQANVNMVSSFSSSNNNSLQPCLRKNLPCTTRPRHSSLFINCGGKSVVVDGNTYEDDSSQIGTSMYSVSDDKKWAYSSTGDFVGNENADYIARNTSKLNLAYPELYTEARLSPLSLKYYGLCMENGEYTVKLHFAEIVFTEDRTYSSNGKRVFDVFIQGVKVLEDFDIKDESGGVHRATIKFFATNISENTLEIHFYWGGKGTTAIPYRGVYGPLISAISVTKMGRNHHGLSTGVAVAIVIVATCLAVIVLISLYFKVFRKKNIKGNGRQFFYQGRKTATSELQTRAQYFFSLKEIESATKHFDPANKIGEGGFGPVYKGTLANGTIVAVKKLSSKSSQGNREFLNEIGIISALRHPNLVRLFGCCIDGDQLLLIYEFLENNSLGRALFGRTEHQLKLDWPTRYNICLGTAKGLVYLHEESALKIVHRDIKPSNILLDGKMRPKISDFGLAKLNDDCGRVSTRIAGTVGYMAPEYATRGCLTRKADIYSYGVVALEVVSGMSNTNSMSNEEYLHLLDWAERLKQQGKLLEMVDRRLGSDYSQEQALRLLDVALLCTSIQPTQRPRMSSVVKMLCGEIPVEIVPADDDLSEDLRLNIAQSRQSIDNSQTNWSQYSVNNSQTNWSETLSSDRSVLPHSSKDSGYLPSSSSLSVKL, from the exons ATGTTATCAGCTT GGAGCTTATGCGGCAGAACCTTAGTGGAGTTCTACCAGATGAAGTTGTCAATCTTACTTATCTGCAAAATCT TTTGCATTTCTTGCAGTGACTTGTCACGCAACTCCATCCAAGGACCAATTCCAGCATCATGGGCTGACCTACCTGTTTTTAATCTGTACGCCTTGCACTGCTCCCATAGTTTTGTCAAAAGTATGCTTTATTCAGCATTCTTGTGTGACTACAGGTCTCTCCAGGGAAATCGTATATTTGGAACCCTGCCGAAGGAGCTTGGACGCATGCCCAAGTTGAAATCTAT ACAGCTAGAAGGCAATCAGCTTGCAGGTTCTATTCCACCAGAGCTGGGTAACATCATCAGTCTGCAGAGATT TTTCATTTCTGCGAATAACATCACAGGAGAGTTGCCCTCAACCTTTTCTAGGCTGACAAACATGACAGATTT TCGTGTTGATGGAAACAGTATCTCAGGGAAAATACCTAGTTTCATAAAGAACTGGCAGAGCGTCAACAGAAT CGATATGCAGGGTACCTTGATGAGTGGGCCTATTCCtccagaaatttccttgttgaaGAACTTGACAGAACT GAGGGTGACTGATTTGAGTGGACCAAGAATGAAATTTCCTCCCTTACAAAATGCACTACACCTTACGGAAGT GGTCTTAAGAAATTGCTCCATATATGGTGAAATTCCTTCTTACCTTGGTCAAATGCAGTACCTGAAAGTATT GGATTTAAGCTTCAACAAGTTGACTGATAAAGTTCCAGAAAATTTTGGAGCAATGATAGCACTACAATATTT GTACCTGACTGACAATATGCTGACTGGAGATTTGCCTGCTTGGATGTTGAAAAACAAGGCGAGCAATAAAGTAAACAT GGATATATCGTATAATGACTTCACGGGCAACCCTCCATCTGAATGTCAGCAAGCAAACGT AAATATGGTGTCAAGCTTTTCATCTTCAAATAACAATTC ATTGCAACCATGTTTAAGAAAGAATCTTCCTTGCACAACCAGACCACGCC ATTCCTCCTTATTCATAAACTGTGGCGGAAAGAGTGTTGTGGTCGATGGGAATACTTATGAGGATGACTCGTCTCAAATAGGAACATCAATGTATTCTGTATCTGATGATAAGAAATGGGCATATAGTAGCACTGGTGATTTTGTTGGCAATGAGAATGCTGACTACATTGCTAGAAACACATCAAAGCTAAATCTGGCTTACCCAGAGCTTTACACTGAAGCTCGCCTCTCACCTCTGTCACTGAAATACTATGGCCTTTGCATGGAGAATGGTGAATATACGGTAAAACTTCACTTTGCAGAAATTGTGTTCACAGAAGATCGTACTTATTCCAGCAATGGCAAACGTGTTTTCGATGTCTTCATCCAG GGGGTCAAAGTTTTGGAGGATTTTGACATCAAAGATGAGTCTGGCGGTGTCCATCGTGCGACCATAAAATTTTTTGCAACCAACATTAGCGAAAATACACTAGAAATCCACTTCTACTGGGGAGGCAAAGGCACCACAGCGATACCTTACCGTGGCGTGTATGGTCCACTGATCTCAGCCATATCAGTGACAAAGA TGGGCAGGAACCACCATGGACTCTCTACTGGAGTGGCGGTTGCCATAGTAATAGTTGCGACATGCTTGGCTGTTATAGTTCTAATATCTTTATATTTCAAAGTCTTCCGAAAGAAGAATATAAAAGGAAATG GTAGACAGTTCTTTTACCAAGGAAGGAAAACTGCTACTTCAGAGCTTCAAACACGGGCACAGTATTTCTTTAGTTTGAAAGAGATCGAATCTGCAACAAAACATTTTGATCCTGCAAATAAAATAGGTGAGGGTGGCTTTGGACCTGTTTACAAG GGCACACTAGCAAATGGTACTatagttgcagttaaaaagctatcTTCAAAGTCGAGCCAAGGAAATCGCGAGTTTTTAAATGAGATAGGAATAATATCTGCTCTAAGGCATCCGAATCTTGTGAGGCTATTTGGTTGCTGTATTGATGGGGATCAGCTTCTTCTTATATATGAATTCTTGGAAAATAATAGTCTTGGCCGTGCGCTTTTTG GCCGCACAGAACATCAGTTAAAATTGGATTGGCCAACAAGGTACAATATCTGCCTTGGAACTGCAAAAGGCCTGGTCTATCTGCATGAAGAGTCTGCACTAAAAATCGTCCACAGAGATATTAAGCCATCAAATATTCTTCTTGATGGAAAGATGCGACCTAAAATATCAGATTTTGGCTTGGCTAAACTGAATGATGACTGTGGACGTGTGAGCACTCGGATCGCTGGAACTGT TGGTTATATGGCCCCTGAATATGCCACAAGAGGTTGCTTAACACGTAAAGCGGACATCTATAGTTATGGAGTGGTGGCTCTTGAGGTTGTTAGTGGAATGAGCAATACGAATAGCATGTCAAATGAAGAATATCTGCATCTTCTTGATTGG GCTGAAAGATTGAAGCAGCAAGGGAAGCTGCTGGAAATGGTGGACCGGCGTCTCGGTTCTGACTACTCCCAAGAACAGGCACTGAGGCTGCTGGATGTAGCTCTCCTCTGTACAAGCATACAACCAACCCAGCGGCCAAGAATGTCTTCAGTGGTGAAGATGCTTTGTGGTGAGATCCCCGTCGAGATTGTACCTGCTGACGATGATCTAAGTGAAGATCTACGACTCAACATCGCTCAATCCCGGCAATCAATAGATAACAGCCAAACAAATTGGTCCCAGTACTCAGTAAATAACAGCCAAACAAATTGGTCTGAAACGCTTTCAAGCGATCGTTCGGTCTTGCCCCACAGCAGCAAGGACAGTGGCTACCTCCCATCTTCGAGCTCCCTTTCTGTCAAGCTGTGA